Proteins from a genomic interval of Polaribacter sejongensis:
- a CDS encoding ZIP family metal transporter produces the protein MLQNLLLFSGFAGITVFIGGLLANFFNHHIRETPVKYEITHTMMSFGAGIILSAIALVLIPKGLEELTVLPMAISFTAGVLIFLYIDQYLAKNGSKNATLLAMMMDFIPESIALGATFAVDPKMATLLAVFIGLQNLPEAFNSYRDMVGSGFTAQKTLIIFFVLSFFGIGGALIGHYFLTDSPILTAHLMTFASGGILYLLINDIIPESKLKNNYLTSLGAAFGFLVGIIGEKLI, from the coding sequence ATGTTACAAAACTTACTCTTATTTTCAGGATTTGCAGGAATTACAGTTTTTATTGGTGGTTTATTAGCTAATTTTTTCAATCATCATATTCGTGAAACTCCTGTAAAATATGAAATTACACACACAATGATGTCTTTTGGTGCAGGTATTATATTGTCTGCAATTGCTTTGGTATTAATTCCTAAAGGTTTAGAAGAATTAACAGTTTTACCAATGGCAATTTCCTTTACTGCTGGGGTTTTAATTTTTCTTTATATCGATCAATATTTAGCTAAAAATGGTAGTAAAAATGCTACTTTGCTAGCAATGATGATGGATTTTATTCCAGAATCAATAGCTTTAGGAGCTACATTTGCTGTTGATCCTAAAATGGCAACTCTATTAGCCGTTTTTATAGGACTTCAGAATTTACCAGAAGCTTTTAATTCTTATAGAGATATGGTGGGAAGTGGTTTTACAGCACAAAAAACATTAATTATATTTTTCGTTTTAAGTTTTTTCGGAATTGGAGGTGCTTTAATTGGACATTATTTTTTAACAGATTCTCCAATTTTAACGGCACATTTAATGACTTTTGCAAGTGGAGGAATTCTATATTTATTAATAAACGATATTATTCCTGAAAGCAAATTAAAAAACAACTATTTAACTTCTTTGGGTGCTGCTTTTGGTTTTTTAGTCGGTATTATTGGTGAGAAACTAATTTAA
- a CDS encoding BCCT family transporter: MIREKIKKHSILSISVSIIFICTLIVFFATEASYNAIESASLWVRNYFGYFYLYLGFGCVIALLLLAFSKYGRIKLGKPSSNPEYSLWSWTAMLYSAGMGSGILLRAVQEPVFMQQNPPFNSSLPAQTVALEFTFYQWGLTAWAFYGLFAVIVGYALHVKKKKVRISATIEDSVKSNTLKNSVDVITIITTVFGLIAAIGLGTTQINGGLNHLLNQDFGLITTILLCVFISTVACYSAWQGVNKGIKIFSNLNIIVTFGILLFIFFTSDMKRILIAFFTSTYHYIIDFIPMSLAIGNYNPGLEFLTGWTFYYWAFWLAWAPFTGIFIARISKGRTIRQLLLGVLIIPSLGTFFWFSVFGTSAFQLIEQWGVYNNEFSNVFSSIFVFFEHYPFATFLNITSLFLLISFLITSVDSAVFVLSMFTDKGDKNPSKSHRVIWSVFILLATIALVLLGNIKADINVLEAVQRLLIITSLPFSFFIIIMLFLFVKDLRKNKAIISKTKP; this comes from the coding sequence TTGATTAGAGAAAAAATAAAAAAACATTCCATTTTATCAATATCAGTAAGCATCATATTTATATGCACTTTAATTGTTTTTTTTGCTACTGAAGCAAGTTATAATGCTATTGAAAGTGCTTCGTTGTGGGTACGCAATTATTTTGGATATTTTTATTTATACTTAGGTTTTGGATGTGTTATAGCGCTTTTACTACTTGCCTTTTCAAAATATGGAAGGATAAAACTAGGAAAACCATCATCTAACCCCGAGTACTCTTTATGGTCTTGGACTGCTATGCTTTATAGCGCAGGAATGGGATCTGGTATTTTATTAAGAGCAGTGCAAGAACCTGTTTTTATGCAGCAAAACCCGCCTTTTAACTCTAGTTTACCTGCGCAAACAGTAGCTTTAGAGTTTACGTTCTATCAATGGGGACTTACGGCGTGGGCTTTTTATGGACTTTTTGCAGTAATTGTTGGCTATGCATTACATGTCAAGAAAAAGAAGGTAAGAATTAGTGCAACTATAGAAGATAGCGTTAAAAGTAATACACTAAAAAATAGTGTAGATGTTATAACTATTATTACTACTGTTTTCGGGTTAATAGCGGCAATCGGTTTAGGAACTACGCAAATTAATGGTGGCTTAAATCATCTGTTAAACCAAGATTTTGGATTGATTACTACAATTTTACTTTGTGTCTTTATTTCTACAGTGGCTTGTTATTCTGCTTGGCAAGGTGTTAATAAAGGGATTAAAATATTCTCTAACTTAAATATCATTGTCACCTTTGGTATTTTGTTGTTTATCTTTTTTACTAGTGATATGAAACGTATTTTAATTGCGTTTTTTACATCTACTTATCATTATATAATCGACTTTATACCAATGAGTTTAGCCATTGGTAATTATAATCCAGGTTTAGAATTTTTAACCGGTTGGACTTTTTATTATTGGGCATTTTGGTTGGCATGGGCACCATTTACAGGTATATTTATAGCTCGTATTTCTAAAGGTCGGACTATAAGACAATTACTATTAGGTGTTTTAATTATTCCGTCTTTGGGAACTTTTTTTTGGTTTTCTGTTTTCGGAACGTCAGCCTTTCAATTAATAGAACAATGGGGTGTTTATAATAATGAATTTAGCAATGTGTTTTCTTCCATTTTTGTGTTTTTTGAACACTATCCGTTCGCAACATTTTTAAATATAACCTCCCTGTTTTTATTAATTAGTTTTTTGATTACTTCTGTAGATTCGGCAGTATTTGTATTAAGCATGTTTACTGATAAAGGTGATAAAAATCCAAGTAAATCACATCGTGTCATCTGGTCTGTTTTTATTTTATTAGCAACGATAGCTTTGGTGTTATTAGGTAATATTAAGGCAGATATTAATGTTCTGGAAGCCGTACAGCGTTTACTAATAATTACGTCGTTACCGTTCTCTTTCTTTATTATAATTATGTTGTTTCTTTTTGTTAAAGACCTCAGAAAAAACAAAGCAATAATTAGTAAAACAAAGCCGTAA
- a CDS encoding alpha-ketoglutarate-dependent dioxygenase AlkB family protein, producing the protein MDEFNQPNLFSTDQVIKTVFDLPGAHVTLLENFFSIEESNALYTSLLNNTTWEQDQMAIYGKQIDLPRLTAWYGDTDLEVAYVGKTTKLRPWTAELIKIKERIEQEVDVKFTRCLLNYYRDGKDSVDWHQDYEVGKRKNTVIGSATFGETRPFQLKHATRKDLKRIEIPLTHGSLLIMQGATQENWKHKIPKTTKKIRPRINLTFRWVE; encoded by the coding sequence ATGGATGAGTTTAATCAACCCAACTTATTTTCTACAGATCAGGTCATAAAAACAGTATTTGACTTACCAGGTGCTCATGTTACCTTGTTAGAAAATTTCTTCAGCATAGAAGAAAGTAATGCTCTATATACAAGTCTATTAAATAATACAACTTGGGAGCAAGACCAGATGGCTATTTATGGCAAACAAATAGATTTACCAAGACTTACAGCATGGTATGGTGATACGGATTTAGAAGTTGCTTATGTTGGGAAAACAACAAAGTTACGACCTTGGACTGCGGAGTTAATAAAAATTAAGGAACGCATAGAACAGGAAGTGGATGTCAAATTTACACGCTGCTTACTTAATTATTATCGCGATGGTAAGGATAGTGTAGATTGGCATCAAGATTATGAAGTTGGTAAACGAAAAAACACGGTTATTGGTTCTGCTACTTTTGGTGAAACAAGACCGTTTCAGTTAAAACACGCCACTCGTAAGGATTTAAAACGTATTGAAATTCCATTAACTCATGGTAGCTTGCTAATAATGCAAGGTGCTACACAAGAAAATTGGAAACACAAAATTCCGAAGACCACAAAAAAAATTAGACCACGAATAAACTTGACCTTTAGATGGGTTGAATAA
- the nfsB gene encoding oxygen-insensitive NAD(P)H nitroreductase, translating into MNLQDTLNWRYATKEFDTSKKISGEDMAQVKNLLRMSPSSVNLQPWHFIVAESTEGKARMAKGTQGFFHFNEPKITNASAVVLFCSKVDVDEDYYKHIADIDDKNGRFPNEDIKNGFLGAVKAFADIHKFDLKDLQHWMEKQVYLNIGSFLLGVASLGIDATPMEGIDVKALDEEFGLRAKGFTSLVAVSLGYRAASDFNSTDKTPKSRLAESEIITVI; encoded by the coding sequence ATGAATTTACAAGACACATTAAACTGGAGATACGCCACTAAAGAATTTGACACTTCCAAGAAAATATCTGGAGAAGATATGGCACAGGTTAAAAATTTATTAAGAATGAGTCCATCAAGCGTAAACTTGCAACCTTGGCATTTTATAGTTGCAGAAAGTACAGAAGGAAAAGCACGTATGGCAAAAGGAACACAAGGCTTTTTTCATTTTAACGAACCAAAAATAACGAACGCATCAGCAGTTGTATTGTTTTGTTCTAAAGTAGATGTTGATGAAGACTATTACAAGCATATAGCAGATATAGATGACAAAAATGGTAGATTCCCAAATGAAGATATTAAAAATGGATTTTTAGGTGCTGTAAAAGCATTTGCTGATATTCATAAATTTGATTTAAAAGACCTCCAACATTGGATGGAAAAACAAGTTTATCTTAACATTGGTAGTTTTTTATTAGGAGTTGCAAGTTTAGGTATCGATGCAACACCAATGGAAGGTATTGATGTAAAAGCATTAGATGAAGAATTCGGATTAAGAGCAAAAGGATTTACGTCTTTAGTAGCGGTATCTTTAGGATATAGAGCAGCATCTGATTTTAATTCGACGGACAAAACTCCAAAATCTAGATTAGCAGAAAGTGAAATTATTACTGTAATATAA
- a CDS encoding zinc-binding alcohol dehydrogenase family protein: MKAIGYKENLPIDNVNSLQDIEITTPKATGRDVLVEIKAISVNPADYKVRANMPVQGDDWKIIGWDATGIVTAIGDDVTLFKVGDEVWYAGDFTRQGSYAQYQVVDERIVGKKPTSLSYAEAAALPLTTLTAYEMLFDRLEVSKDDANKSILIIGAAGGVGSIMVQLAKKLTKLNIIATASREETTDWLKELGADTVINHRNKLSEEFEKYSLPAPEYVVSLNATEQHVDEIAKLIKPQGKFGFIDDPKVMNVMPFKGKAVSTHIELMFTRSMFQTDDMIEQHNILNNVSQLIDNGTIRTTLGENFGIINAKNLRKAHAFLETGKAKGKIVLEGF, encoded by the coding sequence ATGAAAGCAATAGGATATAAAGAGAATTTACCAATAGACAATGTAAATTCGCTACAAGACATAGAAATTACTACTCCAAAAGCAACAGGTAGAGATGTTTTAGTGGAGATTAAAGCCATTTCAGTAAATCCTGCAGATTACAAAGTACGTGCAAATATGCCTGTACAAGGTGACGATTGGAAAATTATTGGTTGGGATGCTACCGGAATTGTAACAGCAATTGGTGACGACGTTACTCTTTTTAAGGTAGGTGATGAAGTTTGGTATGCTGGCGATTTTACGCGTCAAGGAAGTTATGCGCAATATCAAGTAGTAGATGAACGCATTGTTGGGAAAAAACCAACAAGTTTATCGTATGCAGAAGCTGCCGCGTTGCCATTAACAACATTAACAGCGTATGAAATGTTGTTTGATAGATTAGAGGTGTCTAAAGACGATGCCAATAAATCTATTTTAATAATAGGAGCAGCTGGAGGCGTTGGTTCTATAATGGTTCAATTGGCTAAAAAGCTTACAAAATTGAACATTATTGCGACTGCTTCTCGTGAGGAAACTACAGATTGGTTAAAAGAATTGGGTGCAGATACGGTTATCAATCATAGAAATAAATTGAGCGAAGAGTTTGAGAAATACAGTCTTCCTGCGCCAGAATATGTGGTAAGTTTAAATGCTACGGAACAACACGTTGATGAAATTGCTAAGTTGATTAAGCCACAAGGTAAATTCGGATTTATTGATGATCCTAAAGTGATGAATGTGATGCCTTTTAAAGGGAAAGCAGTTTCTACGCACATCGAGTTAATGTTTACACGTTCTATGTTTCAAACGGATGATATGATAGAGCAACACAACATTTTAAACAACGTTTCTCAATTAATAGACAACGGAACCATTAGAACCACTTTAGGTGAAAATTTCGGAATTATTAATGCTAAAAACTTGCGTAAAGCACACGCTTTTTTAGAAACAGGAAAAGCAAAAGGTAAAATAGTTTTAGAAGGATTTTAG
- a CDS encoding cupin domain-containing protein: protein MNFKSIIIAVAITAFFVSNTANAQGNTIDSVATSKVQHFNFDDMASETIGKGIKRKWFHGEKGQMTIFNLEKGAHIPWHQHPNEQITYIMSGKVKIKTIIDGKETFVEVGAGEVIVFPENVPHEFWALEETVDLDVHVPVRQDWLSKELPDYLKKTKK from the coding sequence ATGAATTTCAAATCAATTATAATAGCAGTAGCTATAACAGCTTTTTTTGTTAGCAATACAGCAAATGCACAAGGAAACACCATAGATTCTGTAGCAACATCAAAAGTGCAACATTTCAATTTTGATGATATGGCATCGGAAACTATTGGAAAAGGCATCAAGCGTAAGTGGTTTCACGGAGAAAAAGGTCAAATGACTATTTTTAATTTAGAAAAAGGAGCACATATTCCTTGGCATCAGCATCCAAATGAACAGATTACTTATATAATGTCTGGTAAAGTAAAAATTAAGACTATTATTGATGGTAAAGAAACATTTGTAGAAGTTGGAGCAGGAGAAGTAATTGTTTTTCCTGAAAATGTACCACACGAGTTTTGGGCTTTAGAAGAAACGGTAGACTTAGATGTGCACGTACCTGTGCGTCAAGATTGGTTGTCTAAAGAGCTTCCTGACTATTTAAAGAAAACTAAAAAATAG
- a CDS encoding putative quinol monooxygenase, giving the protein MSKITVVAKIVAKEENRELVKTELLKLVASSVKEAGCINYNCLQDNDDANTFTMYENWKDAEALTFHAATPHYVALQTATKDAIAEFAVNKMTMLA; this is encoded by the coding sequence ATGAGTAAAATAACTGTTGTGGCTAAAATTGTAGCCAAAGAAGAAAATAGAGAATTGGTTAAAACCGAATTACTAAAATTAGTTGCCAGTAGTGTTAAAGAAGCTGGTTGTATCAACTACAACTGCCTTCAAGACAATGACGATGCCAATACATTTACAATGTATGAGAACTGGAAAGATGCTGAGGCACTTACTTTTCACGCTGCAACGCCTCATTATGTAGCGCTCCAAACTGCGACCAAAGATGCTATTGCCGAATTTGCAGTGAATAAAATGACTATGCTTGCCTAA